The Brenneria rubrifaciens genome has a window encoding:
- the gmhB gene encoding D-glycero-beta-D-manno-heptose 1,7-bisphosphate 7-phosphatase yields MAQSIPAVFLDRDGTINIDRGYVHEIDQFQFIDGVIEAMQELKKMGFALVVVTNQSGIARGKFTEDEFMQLTEWMDWSLADRDVDLDGIYFCPHHPEQGEGDYRQTCDCRKPAPGMLLSAQRHLNIDMAASYIAGDKVEDMLAGIASGVGTKILVRSGKPITEQGETLADGVIDSLADLPQWIKKRS; encoded by the coding sequence GTGGCACAAAGTATTCCAGCAGTTTTTCTTGACCGTGACGGTACGATCAACATCGACCGCGGTTATGTGCATGAGATTGATCAGTTTCAATTTATTGATGGTGTGATTGAAGCCATGCAGGAGCTGAAAAAAATGGGATTTGCTCTGGTGGTTGTCACGAATCAATCCGGTATTGCGCGCGGTAAGTTTACCGAAGATGAGTTTATGCAACTGACCGAGTGGATGGATTGGTCTTTGGCAGATCGCGATGTCGATCTGGATGGCATCTACTTTTGTCCACACCATCCAGAACAGGGGGAAGGCGATTATCGTCAGACATGCGATTGTCGTAAACCTGCGCCTGGCATGCTGCTCTCTGCACAACGTCATCTGAATATTGATATGGCCGCTTCCTATATAGCGGGAGATAAAGTAGAGGATATGCTGGCCGGGATCGCTTCCGGTGTTGGAACGAAGATCTTGGTGCGCAGTGGGAAACCCATCACCGAACAAGGGGAAACACTGGCGGATGGCGTCATTGATAGCCTTGCTGACCTGCCTCAGTGGATAAAAAAGCGTAGTTAA